The following proteins are encoded in a genomic region of Pseudoxanthomonas suwonensis 11-1:
- the phaR gene encoding polyhydroxyalkanoate synthesis repressor PhaR, with protein sequence MAATRIIKKYPNRRLYDTEISSYITIEDVRQLILDGESFEVRDAKSGEDLTRSVLLQIIAEQEQDGEPMLSTQLLSQIIRFYGDSLQGFMGNYLERSMQLFLEQQQTFRQQMGNLLGQTPWTAMNQLTERNLELWQEFQRGLAGSLGRPTGRPDTTTPPPGKPRR encoded by the coding sequence ATGGCTGCCACCCGCATCATCAAGAAGTACCCGAACCGCCGGCTGTACGACACCGAGATTTCCAGCTACATCACCATCGAGGACGTGCGCCAGCTCATCCTCGACGGGGAGTCCTTCGAGGTCCGTGACGCCAAGAGCGGCGAGGACCTGACCCGTTCGGTCCTGCTGCAGATCATCGCCGAGCAGGAACAGGACGGCGAGCCGATGCTCTCCACCCAGCTGCTGAGCCAGATCATCCGTTTCTACGGCGACTCGCTGCAGGGCTTCATGGGCAACTACCTCGAGCGCAGCATGCAGCTGTTCCTCGAGCAGCAGCAGACCTTCCGCCAGCAGATGGGGAACCTGCTGGGCCAGACCCCATGGACGGCCATGAACCAGCTGACCGAGCGCAACCTCGAGCTGTGGCAGGAATTCCAGCGTGGGCTGGCCGGCAGCCTGGGCCGCCCGACCGGCCGCCCCGACACCACGACTCCGCCGCCCGGCAAGCCGCGCCGCTGA
- a CDS encoding MliC family protein, whose translation MNRSIHAIAPLLMVVALAACQRDAEPGEPATDPGAAPPPAGDAAAVTAGDPSSAELDPAMSGAINEDIVQSAFQCGEQRLSARFDNGAGTVTLVHDRGELVLMQARSASGARYADANGNEFWNKGNEATLTQSGQEPVQCQQVPGAAG comes from the coding sequence ATGAACAGATCCATCCATGCCATCGCCCCGCTGCTGATGGTGGTGGCGCTGGCGGCGTGCCAGCGCGACGCGGAACCGGGAGAGCCGGCCACCGACCCCGGCGCCGCACCGCCCCCGGCCGGCGATGCGGCGGCGGTAACCGCTGGCGATCCCTCCAGCGCCGAGCTCGATCCGGCCATGTCCGGCGCGATCAACGAAGACATCGTCCAGAGCGCCTTCCAGTGCGGCGAACAGCGCCTCTCCGCGCGTTTCGACAATGGCGCCGGCACCGTCACCCTGGTCCATGACCGCGGCGAACTGGTGCTGATGCAGGCGCGCTCCGCTTCCGGCGCGCGCTACGCGGACGCCAACGGCAACGAATTCTGGAACAAGGGCAACGAAGCCACCCTGACCCAGTCCGGCCAGGAGCCGGTGCAGTGCCAGCAGGTTCCCGGCGCTGCCGGCTGA
- the gluQRS gene encoding tRNA glutamyl-Q(34) synthetase GluQRS codes for MAQESQASDVPYRGRFAPSPTGPLHAGSLVAALGSWLLARVAGGQWLVRIEDVDRPREVPGAADAQLAALAAFGMESDLPVVRQSDRGAIYRDALDRLLASGMAFPCSCSRSELAAAGGIHRRCVTTVPRPHPAVRLRVADGSRVEFEDGLQGRYAQDVDRAVGDFVLLRADGFWAYQLAVVVDDAEQGVTDVVRGADLLDSTPRQILLQRALGLPTPRYLHLPLLLDADGHKLSKSSAALPVDPADPVPALQHCWSLLGQDPAPLRGQNKVDALLRRAIMHFERARLPARLHFHEALTTTGPELSE; via the coding sequence ATGGCGCAAGAATCCCAGGCATCCGACGTTCCCTACCGCGGCCGCTTCGCACCCTCGCCCACCGGGCCGCTGCACGCCGGATCGCTGGTCGCCGCGCTGGGCAGCTGGCTGCTGGCGCGGGTCGCCGGTGGCCAGTGGCTGGTGCGCATCGAAGACGTGGACCGCCCGCGCGAAGTGCCCGGCGCGGCCGATGCGCAGCTGGCCGCGCTGGCCGCGTTCGGCATGGAGTCCGACCTGCCGGTGGTGCGGCAGAGCGACCGCGGCGCGATCTATCGGGATGCGCTCGACCGCCTGCTCGCCTCGGGCATGGCCTTCCCCTGTTCCTGCAGCCGCAGCGAGCTGGCCGCCGCCGGCGGTATCCATCGCCGCTGCGTCACCACCGTGCCCCGACCGCATCCGGCGGTGCGGCTGCGGGTGGCCGATGGCAGCCGTGTGGAATTCGAGGACGGCCTGCAGGGACGCTACGCCCAGGACGTGGACCGCGCGGTCGGCGACTTCGTGCTGCTGCGCGCCGACGGCTTCTGGGCCTACCAGCTGGCGGTGGTGGTCGACGACGCCGAACAGGGCGTCACCGATGTGGTGCGTGGCGCCGACCTGCTCGACTCCACCCCGCGCCAGATCCTGCTCCAGCGCGCGCTCGGCCTGCCCACCCCGCGCTACCTGCACCTGCCGCTGCTGCTGGATGCCGACGGCCACAAACTGTCCAAGTCCAGCGCCGCGCTGCCCGTGGATCCGGCGGATCCGGTTCCTGCACTGCAACATTGCTGGTCCCTGCTCGGACAGGACCCGGCACCATTACGGGGCCAGAACAAGGTCGACGCACTACTTCGGCGCGCGATCATGCACTTCGAGCGTGCACGGCTTCCGGCGCGCTTGCACTTTCACGAAGCGCTCACTACAACTGGCCCGGAACTGTCTGAATAG
- the htpX gene encoding protease HtpX produces MFSRIALFLATNLAVLFLASIVMSLLGVSPDQMAGLLVLGAMFGFGGSLISLLTSKWMAKRATGAQVITQPRNEAERWLLQTVRRQAEAAGIGMPEVAVYDAPEINAFATGANRNNALVAVSTGLLRNMSADEAEAVLGHEVAHVANGDMVTMALLQGVLNTFVIVLARVVGGIVDTYLSGNREGEGRGMAYFAIVLVLEMVFGLFATMIAMWFSRRREFRADAGGAQLAGRHKMIAALERLSLNHGQSTLPNQIAAFGISGGIGEGLRRLFLSHPPLAERIAALRASTAA; encoded by the coding sequence GTGTTCAGCCGTATCGCCCTGTTCCTTGCCACCAACCTCGCGGTGCTGTTCCTGGCCAGCATCGTGATGTCGCTGCTGGGCGTCAGCCCCGACCAGATGGCCGGCCTGCTGGTGCTGGGCGCCATGTTCGGCTTTGGCGGCTCGCTGATTTCGCTGCTGACTTCCAAGTGGATGGCCAAGCGCGCCACCGGCGCCCAGGTCATCACCCAGCCGCGCAACGAGGCCGAGCGCTGGCTGCTGCAGACGGTGCGCCGCCAGGCCGAGGCCGCCGGCATCGGCATGCCCGAGGTGGCGGTGTACGACGCGCCGGAGATCAACGCCTTCGCCACCGGCGCCAACCGCAACAATGCGCTGGTGGCGGTGTCCACCGGCCTGCTGCGCAACATGAGCGCCGACGAGGCCGAGGCCGTGCTGGGCCACGAGGTCGCGCACGTGGCCAACGGCGACATGGTGACCATGGCCCTGCTGCAGGGCGTGCTCAATACCTTCGTGATCGTGCTTGCGCGCGTGGTCGGCGGCATCGTCGACACCTACCTGTCCGGCAACCGCGAGGGCGAGGGCCGCGGCATGGCCTACTTCGCGATCGTGCTGGTGCTGGAGATGGTGTTCGGCCTGTTCGCGACCATGATCGCGATGTGGTTCTCGCGTCGCCGCGAGTTCCGCGCCGACGCCGGCGGCGCGCAGCTGGCCGGTCGCCACAAGATGATCGCCGCGCTGGAGCGGCTCTCGCTCAACCATGGCCAGAGCACGCTGCCGAACCAGATCGCCGCCTTCGGTATCTCCGGCGGCATCGGCGAGGGCCTGCGCAGGCTGTTCCTGAGCCATCCGCCGCTGGCGGAGCGGATCGCGGCGCTGCGCGCCTCGACCGCGGCCTGA
- a CDS encoding beta-ketoacyl-ACP reductase has translation MSSRVALVTGGTGGIGTAICKRLADMGHRVATNYRNEEKARAWQQQMKAEGYDITLVPGDVGTPEGAADLVRGVEQALGPVEILVNNAGITRDTTFHRMTAEQWHEVINTNLNSVFNVTRPVIDGMRERKWGRVIQISSINGLKGQYGQANYAAAKAGMHGFTISLARENARLGITVNTVSPGYVATDMVMAVPEEVRAKIVADIPTGRLGRPEEIAYAVGFLVAEEAAWITGSNLDINGGHHMGW, from the coding sequence ATGAGCAGTCGCGTCGCACTTGTCACTGGTGGCACCGGCGGAATTGGTACCGCTATCTGCAAACGCCTGGCGGACATGGGCCACCGGGTCGCGACCAACTACCGCAACGAGGAAAAGGCCCGCGCCTGGCAGCAGCAGATGAAGGCCGAGGGTTATGACATCACCCTCGTCCCCGGCGACGTCGGCACCCCGGAAGGCGCCGCTGACCTCGTGCGCGGCGTCGAGCAGGCGCTGGGTCCGGTCGAGATCCTGGTCAACAACGCCGGCATCACCCGCGACACGACCTTCCACCGCATGACCGCCGAGCAGTGGCACGAGGTCATCAACACCAACCTCAACTCGGTGTTCAACGTCACCCGTCCGGTCATCGACGGCATGCGCGAGCGCAAGTGGGGCCGGGTCATCCAGATCAGCTCGATCAACGGCCTGAAAGGCCAGTACGGCCAGGCCAACTACGCCGCCGCCAAGGCCGGCATGCACGGCTTCACCATTTCGCTGGCGCGCGAGAACGCCCGCCTGGGCATCACCGTCAACACCGTGTCCCCCGGCTACGTGGCCACCGACATGGTCATGGCGGTGCCGGAGGAGGTCCGCGCCAAGATCGTGGCCGACATCCCCACCGGCCGCCTGGGCCGTCCGGAGGAGATCGCCTACGCGGTCGGCTTCCTGGTCGCCGAGGAAGCGGCCTGGATCACCGGCTCCAACCTGGACATCAACGGCGGCCACCACATGGGCTGGTAG